The following are encoded together in the Vigna angularis cultivar LongXiaoDou No.4 chromosome 9, ASM1680809v1, whole genome shotgun sequence genome:
- the LOC128193909 gene encoding uncharacterized protein LOC128193909: protein MGYAFKLLHIQKQHNIINRGTTVLDLGCAFGGWLQVACQSLGPFHGGGSVLGVDTKKVKVPPFHCDYRAQTILCRLSFLDDDEWRLNRVAPWRRTWRLAAALGGDGGGF from the exons ATGGGCTACGCCTTCAAACTGCTTCATATTCAAAAGCAACACAACATAATCAACCGTGGCACCACCGTTCTCGACCTCGGTTGCGCTTTTGGAGGGTGGCTCCAGGTGGCTTGTCAAAGCTTGGGACCCTTCCACGGTGGAGGCTCCGTCCTCGGCGTCGACACAAAAAAAGTCAAGGTTCCCCCTTTTCACTGCGATTATAGGGCTCAGACTATCCTTTGCAG GTTGTCGTTccttgatgatgatgaatggAGGTTGAATAGGGTTGCGCCATGGAGACGAACATGGAGGTTGGCGGCAGCGCTAggtggtgatggtggtggtTTCTAG
- the LOC108347057 gene encoding dirigent protein 22, whose product MPNPYSFLTFSLLLLLSCHLLNAQEHSQFGHAVDRKLLGLKRKEKLSHFKFYWHDILTGRNPTSVSVVPPSLKLNTTTAFGLVNMIDNPLTLGPELSSKLVGKAQGFYASASQTEIDLLMAMNFAFSDGKYNGSTITILGRNCVFNKVREMPVIGGSGLFRFARGYAEARTHWVDFKSGDAIVEYNVYVMHY is encoded by the coding sequence ATGCCAAACCCATATTCTTTCCTCACattctctctccttcttctcctctcTTGCCACCTTCTCAATGCCCAAGAACACTCTCAGTTTGGCCATGCCGTAGACCGCAAGCTGTTAGGCctaaagaggaaagaaaaactCAGTCATTTCAAGTTCTATTGGCATGACATTCTTACTGGGCGCAACCCCACTTCAGTGTCGGTTGTTCCACCGTCTTTGAAGCTCAACACCACCACAGCTTTCGGCTTGGTCAACATGATCGACAACCCTTTGACTTTGGGGCCCGAATTGAGTTCCAAGCTTGTGGGGAAGGCTCAGGGGTTCTATGCCTCAGCTTCCCAGACCGAGATTGATCTTCTCATGGCCATGAACTTTGCATTCTCTGACGGGAAGTACAATGGCAGCACCATCACCATCTTGGGGAGGAACTGTGTTTTCAACAAGGTGAGGGAGATGCCTGTGATCGGAGGCAGTGGGCTTTTCAGGTTTGCAAGAGGCTATGCAGAGGCTAGGACCCATTGGGTTGATTTCAAGAGTGGGGATGCTATTGTTGAGTACAATGTTTATGTTATgcattattga
- the LOC128193910 gene encoding uncharacterized protein LOC128193910 has translation MGSAFKLLHIQKQHNIINRGATVLDLGCAFGGWLQVACQSLGPFHGGGSVLGVDTKKVKVPPFHCDYRAQTILCRLSLPDDDEWRLNRVAPWRRTWRLAAALGGDGGGF, from the exons ATGGGCTCCGCCTTCAAACTGCTTCATATTCAAAAGCAACACAACATAATCAACCGTGGCGCCACCGTTCTCGACCTCGGTTGCGCTTTCGGAGGGTGGCTCCAGGTGGCTTGTCAAAGCTTGGGACCCTTCCACGGTGGAGGCTCCGTCCTCGGCGTCGACACAAAAAAAGTCAAGGTTCCCCCTTTTCACTGCGATTATAGGGCTCAGACCATCCTTTGCAG GTTGTCGTTGCCTGATGATGATGAATGGAGGTTGAATAGGGTTGCGCCATGGAGACGAACATGGAGGTTGGCGGCAGCGCTAggtggtgatggtggtggtTTCTAG